AAGTAATATTTTAATCTTTATCTTTACCTATTGCCGGCAAACAACAGTGGGCCGCAGTCTGGCTGCCCGGATTTTCTGGCTGCCCGGATTTTCTGGCTGCCCGGATTTTCTGAAATGTCTGGCACATCAACCTGTAACTATGAAATTATGAACAAGAAAAGAGTCCTGGTCCTGGGTGCGGGACTGGTAGGAAGTGAGATAGCACGTGACCTGCACGGCCATTTTGATGTGACCGCCGCCGATATCAATCCCGATGCTACCGGCAGAATCTCGGGCGAATTCGGCATCAAAACTGTGACAGCCGACCTTTCCGATTCACATGAGCTGAGTTCGCTCGCGGCAGGGGCCGACATCATAGCAGGCTGCCTTCCGGGCTTTATGGGATACAAAATGATAAGTGAGCTGGCCCCGCTGGGAAAGGATATAGTCGATATCTCCTTTTTTCCCGAGGACCCGTTCACGCTCGATGCCATAGCAGCGGAAAACGGCATCACGGTGGTAACCGACTGCGGCGTGGCGCCGGGCATGGGTAACATAATACTGGGCTACCACAATGCCAGGATGGAGGTCAGCAGTTACGAGTGCTATGTCGGGGGACTTCCGGTGGTGAGGGAGTGGCCCTGGGAATACAAGGCCGTCTTCTCGCCGCTTGATGTAATCGAAGAGTACACACGTCCGGCACGTTACGTTGAGAATGGACACCTGGTGGTGCGCGAGGCGCTGTCTGATCCCCAACTGATCAGCTTTGAGGGGATCGGCTCACTGGAGGCGTGGAACAGCGACGGACTGCGTACGCTGATCAAAACCATGCAGGTGCCTGACATGATAGAAAAGACACTGCGTTATCCTGGCTGCATCGAATACCTG
The window above is part of the Marinilabiliales bacterium genome. Proteins encoded here:
- a CDS encoding saccharopine dehydrogenase is translated as MSGTSTCNYEIMNKKRVLVLGAGLVGSEIARDLHGHFDVTAADINPDATGRISGEFGIKTVTADLSDSHELSSLAAGADIIAGCLPGFMGYKMISELAPLGKDIVDISFFPEDPFTLDAIAAENGITVVTDCGVAPGMGNIILGYHNARMEVSSYECYVGGLPVVREWPWEYKAVFSPLDVIEEYTRPARYVENGHLVVREALSDPQLISFEGIGSLEAWNSDGLRTLIKTMQVPDMIEKTLRYPGCIEYLKVLREAGFFSYDPVDVKGTPVRPIDLTSALLFPKWKLGPGEEDFTVMRIIIKGSDPDGNKSAMKDPIKGPGNRQENKQVKYVWDLTDRYDKKTGSTSMARTTGYTCTAAVHLLARGMFSRKGICPPEYLGEDERNFRFIIDHLEKRGVKYEMIRE